A window of the Fusarium poae strain DAOMC 252244 chromosome 3, whole genome shotgun sequence genome harbors these coding sequences:
- a CDS encoding hypothetical protein (MEROPS:MER0208659~TransMembrane:3 (o179-209i459-479o485-505i)~BUSCO:19476at5125) has protein sequence MTQQSQGSSTTTQEQEQHRHHPRVLGHKLAETAVQFSQQAEKLSHQDPADTSGVAVEAQFVTPHDPVIVTSDGNRLPGVPLQEAHKLNALREELEGEPKNVEIKKGNETKEKISNVENAEPEQTKVVQIPSEHNGASLQKSGGVDSTLRRQTPPSHTNPLFPPLPLYGPPNVLRNLQCMFFRICAFFLSLAFLGVIVLGALFTTIPIVAKNIWYRVTFRNPDAERPFYEEEKQRAQARYEQDRAWKQKSHNGPSLDRAEIAEEFPPTEGGPDPIICDVAYYARRVGLDVETFEVQTEDGFIIDLWHVYDPKEYTEKEASLRSDQGPEVFQHQGRKLKDPSQKPKFPVLLMHGLLQSSGAYCCNDDESLAFWLCKSGYDVWLGNNRCGFTPKHALLEYKDPRMWCWNIRQMGVFDLPALTSRVITETGFEKIGLICHSQGTTQTFVALAKEQRPELGEKLTVFCALAPAAYAGPLIGKMYFKFMRIISPGLFRLMFGIHAFIPFMMQMHAILDARLYGWLGYKVFSFLFDWTDERWDRGLRNRMFQFAPVYVSAESMRWWLGRECFAKHKCILSTKETVKAEEHMDAKSDGRPMTPRTSSALDSHRKQPKGSTAWYNEQAPPMALWVAGNDDLVDGKKLLRRFEKGREPHVDLVHSKIIPEYEHLDVIWAMDAVDQVFKEIREVLWKTCNARDICRVPKGCENVEARKQSVSVKEEVLDESQSSSSSEP, from the coding sequence ATGACGCAACAATCACAAGGCTCGTCGACTACGacacaagaacaagaacaacatcgtcatcatccccGAGTCCTTGGCCATAAACTAGCTGAAACAGCCGTCCAATTTTCTCAGCAGGCCGAGAAACTCTCTCATCAGGACCCAGCGGATACATCCGGTGTTGCTGTCGAGGCGCAATTCGTTACACCTCACGATCCAGTCATTGTTACTTCTGATGGCAACCGACTCCCTGGTGTGCCCTTGCAAGAAGCGCATAAGCTGAATGCGCTTCGTGAAGAGCTTGAGGGCGAGCCCAAAAATGttgagatcaagaagggcaacgagacaaaagaaaagatatCTAACGTTGAGAACGCGGAGCCTGAGCAAACCAAGGTTGTTCAGATACCGTCTGAACACAATGGCGCCTCACTTCAAAAATCGGGCGGTGTCGATAGCACATTGCGACGACAGACACCCCCATCTCATACAAATCCTCTCTTCCCTCCGCTACCGCTGTATGGGCCTCCCAATGTGCTGCGCAATCTTCAATGCATGTTTTTCCGAATTTGCGCATTCTTCCTCAGTCTGGCATTTCTCGGTGTCATCGTCTTGGGAGCCTTATTTACGACAATACCTATCGTGGCCAAGAACATTTGGTACCGGGTAACGTTTCGCAACCCTGATGCCGAGAGGCCATTCtacgaagaagaaaagcaGAGAGCTCAAGCGAGGTATGAGCAAGACAGGGCTTGGAAGCAAAAATCGCATAATGGACCGTCGTTGGATCGGGCAGAAATAGCTGAAGAGTTCCCGCCGACTGAAGGTGGACCGGACCCGATCATTTGCGATGTCGCGTACTATGCGCGCAGAGTTGGCCTCGATGTCGAGACATTCGAAGTTCAGACTGAAGATGGTTTCATAATTGATCTGTGGCACGTCTACGACCCCAAAGAATACACCGAGAAGGAAGCGAGCTTGAGGTCCGACCAAGGCCCTGAAGTCTTTCAGCACCAAGGAAGGAAGCTCAAGGACCCGTCGCAAAAGCCCAAATTTCCAGTATTGCTCATGCACGGCTTGTTGCAAAGCTCAGGTGCTTACTGTTGCAATGATGACGAATCCCTCGCTTTCTGGCTTTGCAAATCCGGCTACGACGTGTGGCTCGGAAATAACCGCTGCGGGTTCACTCCCAAGCATGCGCTGCTCGAGTACAAGGACCCGAGGATGTGGTGTTGGAATATCAGACAGATGGGCGTATTCGACCTGCCTGCATTGACATCAAGAGTTATTACCGAGACTGGTTTCGAGAAGATTGGTCTTATCTGCCACTCTCAAGGAACGACTCAGACTTTTGTCGCATTGGCCAAAGAGCAACGACCTGAACTGGGTGAGAAGTTGACAGTTTTCTGCGCTCTCGCTCCAGCAGCCTACGCCGGCCCTCTCATTGGCAAGATGTACTTTAAGTTCATGCGCATCATTTCGCCAGGTCTGTTTCGACTCATGTTTGGTATTCATGCATTCATTCCCTTCATGATGCAAATGCATGCCATCTTGGACGCACGTCTATACGGCTGGCTTGGCTACAAGGTGTTTTCTTTCCTGTTTGACTGGACTGATGAGCGCTGGGATCGTGGCCTTCGTAATCGCATGTTCCAATTCGCGCCAGTTTACGTCAGTGCTGAGTCGATGCGATGGTGGCTTGGTCGCGAGTGTTTTGCCAAGCACAAGTGTATCTTGTCTACCAAGGAGACTGTTAAGGCCGAGGAACATATGGATGCCAAGTCGGATGGACGACCCATGACTCCccgcacatcatcagcacTCGATTCTCATCGAAAGCAACCTAAAGGCTCTACAGCATGGTACAATGAACAAGCACCGCCCATGGCTCTCTGGGTGGCTGGCAACGATGATCTTGTTGATGGAAAGAAACTGCTTCGACGATTCGAGAAAGGTCGCGAACCACATGTTGACCTGGTCCACAGCAAGATCATTCCCGAGTATGAGCATCTAGATGTTATCTGGGCTATGGATGCAGTCGATCAAGTTTTCAAAGAAATTCGAGAGGTGTTGTGGAAGACATGCAATGCGCGCGACATTTGTCGAGTTCCTAAAGGTTGCGAGAATGTGGAAGCACGAAAACAAAGCGTGAGTGTCAAGGAGGAGGTGCTAGATGAGTCTCagtccagcagcagcagcgagcCATAA
- a CDS encoding hypothetical protein (BUSCO:41346at5125), protein MASLRIPALRRLMATPSRATRAVNQRRWAQVHDIRFLATTQPSQAVVEKYREKLSQKAQQEGLESIDQLKAAYADKIHAERRKGAVEIPVGTIPQAPETPVVQPNADTPPGQDQPNKDPRDAPKSPPQPPPTGADKPAIKTLNDIIDLPKVRELPEKELTAIWRLRHASSEQNLCAVIPTSTYKVMEDAARNSPQFVLPVPHPDQGAEIHFLQWTFDARSKTSTVLFTQLAEYKNRGEFAQPHTTITHHLDLADDRGLVLMQGNVLPDRGVTPENAKWLLMSLQRFYGGWESETTELSGERKERAEERKKLLNWFAAGDGRFSVDKLLEEAERMG, encoded by the coding sequence ATGGCTTCACTACGAATTCCAGCCCTTCGCCGGCTTATGGCCACTCCATCACGAGCTACTCGAGCTGTCAACCAGCGACGATGGGCCCAGGTTCACGATATTCGCTTCCTCGCAACAACCCAGCCTTCACAGGCTGTCGTAGAGAAGTACCGAGAAAAGCTCAGCCAAAAGGCTCAACAAGAAGGTCTCGAGAGCATCGACCAGCTCAAGGCCGCTTACGCTGATAAGATCCATGCCGAACGCCGCAAAGGTGCTGTCGAGATTCCAGTTGGAACCATTCCTCAAGCACCCGAAACTCCAGTTGTTCAGCCCAACGCAGACACTCCTCCTGGTCAGGACCAACCCAACAAAGATCCTCGTGATGCTCCCAAATCACCTCCCCAGCCTCCACCAACCGGCGCGGATAAGCCAGCTATCAAGACACTAAATGACATCATTGATCTTCCCAAGGTGCGGGAGCTTCCAGAGAAGGAGCTTACAGCTATCTGGCGTCTACGACATGCTTCGTCTGAGCAGAACCTCTGCGCCGTCATCCCAACGTCTACATACAAGGTCATGGAGGATGCTGCACGAAATTCCCCCCAATTCGTCCTTCCCGTGCCGCATCCTGATCAAGGCGCCGAGATTCACTTCTTGCAATGGACCTTTGACGCCCGGTCCAAGACGAGCACCGTTCTCTTCACTCAACTCGCCGAGTACAAGAACCGAGGCGAATTTGCGCAACCTCATACCACTATTACACACCACTTGGATCTCGCCGATGACCGAGGTCTTGTTCTCATGCAGGGCAATGTCCTTCCTGACAGAGGTGTTACGCCAGAGAACGCCAAGTGGCTTCTCATGTCTCTTCAACGATTCTACGGCGGATGGGAAAGCGAAACCACTGAGTTGAGTGGCGAGCGCAAGGAAAGGGCtgaggagagaaagaagctaCTGAACTGGTTCGCAGCTGGTGATGGAAGGTTCAGCGTTGACAAGCTTCTAGAAGAGGCTGAGCGCATGGGTTGA
- a CDS encoding hypothetical protein (BUSCO:2871at5125), with product MADFRQWALEFVLADNEGQQTAIAQKAAKEIQTAPANTNPLARWVEAVQPWMPGGGNEAENETPDWTARAKALEFLSRTLDFVAQDVLKPSQVKLLVSFFGAMFEVDHKAGIMPSATALSRIVVMKSFQRHMGHDIIQKICSLKDDFPRQVSKTRLEIYELIRLLMTTPGVANDLQNTHGSSAGFMLDLVQLCRNERDPECLMVWFDILRLFMSEYTVSQDVLEEVYGVFKPYYPISLPRASQVAITPEELKLQLRKCFSATRLLADKIFPFLLGKLDQGDAVTVNVKIDILKTLQACLDEYSYPQKSIAPYASQIWGSLKYEVRNGEIEDTIWGTLEVLKSLTQRLTGDDLRDHTLSVTRDCVPDLATTMYAASSGRLMISILSSKPSAFVLMVAPFLTHIKENLRHPKAPVHSQDLHKVLHVILETRLLLTDSNMTAEEREDFAAIDGFFKSLYNEVYRSAVGLGSTQDASYDDLKLATQAVQGAGALVCQRPAKSSDPSISGASATSERLLPDETCSEICESLFAILKRSGPEYPRSAGGDELINDTVKALQRAIRLFPRGFNGIVDESMTIIRTARQNAGTAEVVETVTTLGGLIAFVGSSELPSTPRDGFDHFVYSVSVLLSELFDAFQSKSDPQIWCALVAIVQSIIRHFNDACLTSNPDKDLPIGGEALQTIGSIYTSLGQLGEGKSAESSTEYYSRVSQTASVAEVRNEFLLVTLFIARQLYRQATKVIETHPQTGKQALSLSDDFASADQVAGHQYLHLVSTLAGFIIHELSEAQQTSLQAENCAITLFRDDSITIPQKQPEEQQVLENGSSWTWLAAEAPNVLSLGVLQALQPSAVARLFDNGVAQELILSGFAADTNFSRPVTLSILTILANKYKIESLPSLVSALEQRASTLLTTSASADENPHLEQITSVYALVAGMVRRYSGKEAKTLLDVVKNSPKDSQYGAELARRLEMIVAPQQTLTKENYAIVKPLWTQKVFFQLVNPILQVATGKDADIQDQQVKASYSTAVLLMVKHMSFAIYEADADSILRISIAVAQSSGVGPETKAALDVIKNILAEAPEKGKGHIRSIIKICSSVFSHTPKSATENVDTGGACGKLALEIVGSLPRTYDSQHLTPHAPQVQRQLTLVCGHRVREVRKTARLARAAWADLK from the exons ATGGCCGACTTTAGGCAATGGGCTCTAGAATTTGTTCTTGCCGATAATGAGGGGCAACAAACAGCGATAGCTCAAAAGGCTGCCAAAG AAATTCAGACTGCACCTGCCAATACCAATCCATTGGCAAGATGGGTCGAGGCCGTGCAACCATGGATGCCAGGAGGTGGCAATGAGGCCGAAAACGAGACACCAGACTGGACTGCCAGAGCCAAAG CTCTCGAATTCTTGTCTCGGACGTTGGACTTTGTGGCTCAGGATGTCCTAAAACCTAGTCAAG TAAAACTACTAGTTAGCTTCTTTGGAGCCATGTTTGAGGTTGATCACAAAGCTGGTATCATGCCTTCAGCAACCGCTCTGTCCAGGATAGTGGTTATGAAGTCTTTTCAACGTCACATGGGACACGACATCATTCAGAAAATCTGTTCCCTGAAGGACGACTTCCCACGACAAGTATCCAAGACTCGACTTGAAATTTACGAACTCATAAGACTGCTCATGACGACTCCCGGAGTGGCCAATGATTTGCAAAACACACATGGCTCCTCTGCTGGTTTCATGCTCGACTTGGTACAGCTTTGTCGAAATGAGCGAGACCCTGAATGTTTGATGGTCTGGTTTGACATTCTTAGATTATTCATGTCAGAATACACAGTCTCACAAGACGTCTTGGAGGAGGTTTATGGAGTGTTCAAACCATACTACCCGATTTCGCTCCCCAGAGCATCCCAGGTTGCAATCACCCCTGAAGAGCTGAAGCTACAGCTAAGAAAATGTTTCTCGGCAACCCGCCTGTTGGCCGATAAGATCTTCCCTTTTCTACTGGGCAAGCTTGACCAGGGCGATGCTGTTACTGTCAATGTCAAG ATCGATATCCTGAAAACCTTGCAAGCATGCTTGGACGAGTACAGCTATCCCCAGAAGTCAATTGCTCCTTATGCCAGCCAGATTTGGGGCAGCCTGAAGTATGAGGTTCGAAATGGTGAGATTGAAGATACTATCTGGGGTACACTAGAGGTCTTGAAGTCCCTTACTCAAAGACTCACCGGTGATGACCTTCGCGACCATACGCTTTCTGTTACTCGAGactgcgtcccagatctagCAACAACCATGTACGCTGCGTCCTCTGGTCGGCTCATGATCAGTATCTTGAGTTCCAAACCAAGCGCATTCGTATTGATGGTAGCTCCTTTTCTCACGCATATTAAAGAGAACCTACGACACCCCAAGGCACCTGTCCATAGCCAGGACCTCCACAAAGTCCTGCACGTTATACTAGAAACACGACTGCTCCTCACAGACTCCAACATGACCGCTGAGGAGCGAGAGGATTTCGCAGCCATCGACGGGTTCTTCAAGTCTCTATACAATGAAGTATACAGAAGTGCAGTCGGACTCGGCTCCACACAAGATGCCTCTTATGACGATTTGAAACTTGCGACCCAGGCAGTTCAAGGCGCTGGAGCTCTTGTATGCCAACGGCCTGCTAAATCTTCAGACCCGTCAATTAGCGGTGCAAGCGCCACTTCTGAGCGACTATTGCCCGATGAGACATGCTCAGAAATTTGCGAATCTCTCTTTGCGATTCTGAAGAGATCAGGACCAGAATATCCTCGATCAGCGGGAGGCGACGAACTCATTAATGATACAGTCAAGGCGCTTCAGCGAGCAATTCGCTTATTCCCTCGCGGATTCAATGGTATTGTGGATGAAAGCATGACCATCATTCGCACTGCTAGACAAAACGCTGGAACAGCTGAGGTGGTTGAGACAGTGACGACCCTTGGTGGTCTCATTGCCTTTGTAGGATCTTCAGAACTGCCTTCAACACCCCGAGACGGATTCGATCACTTTGTCTACTCTGTTAGTGTGCTCCTATCAGAGCTCTTTGATGCGTTCCAGTCAAAGTCAGATCCTCAGATCTGGTGCGCTTTGGTCGCCATCGTCCAATCAATCATTCGTCATTTCAACGATGCCTGCTTAACAAGCAACCCTGACAAGGACCTCCCAATTGGAGGCGAGGCCTTGCAGACTATTGGCTCCATATACACCAGCCTGGGCCAGCTTGGTGAAGGCAAGTCGGCTGAGTCTTCTACAGAATACTATAGCCGGGTTTCCCAGACGGCATCCGTCGCAGAGGTCAGGAATGAATTCTTGTTGGTCACTCTGTTTATCGCAAGGCAGCTCTACCGACAGGCAACTAAGGTCATCGAAACTCACCCTCAGACAGGAAAACAAGCCCTGAGTTTGAGTGACGATTTCGCCAGCGCCGATCAAGTCGCTGGACATCAGtatcttcatcttgtctcTACTCTAGCAGGATTCATCATCCATGAGCTCAGTGAAGCCCAGCAAACATCTCTCCAGGCTGAGAATTGCGCAATTACTCTCTTCCGAGACGATTCTATTACAATCCCCCAGAAACAACCCGAGGAGCAGCAAGTACTAGAGAACGGTTCATCTTGGACCTGGTTGGCAGCAGAAGCACCGAATGTCCTATCCCTTGGTGTACTGCAAGCCTTGCAACCGTCGGCTGTAGCTCGCCTA TTTGACAATGGGGTCGCTCAGGAGTTGATACTGAGCGGATTTGCTGCGGACACAAACTTCAGCAGACCAGTAACACTTTCGATTCTGACTATCCTAGCAAACAAATACAAGATAGAGAGTTTGCCAAGCCTCGTATCAGCTCTTGAACAACGCGCCTCGACTCTGCTCACAACGTCGGCGTCCGCAGATGAAAACCCCCATCTGGAACAGATCACTTCTGTATATGCTCTTGTGGCAGGAATGGTGCGAAGATACAGTGGCAAAGAAGCCAAGACACTACTTGACGTCGTGAAAAACTCACCTAAAGACTCTCAATACGGTGCTGAGCTTGCTCGCCGACTTGAAATGATTGTGGCTCCTCAACAAACACTGACGAAGGAGAATTACGCAATAGTTAAGCCTCTCTGGACACAAAAAGTCTTCTTCCAGCTAGTCAACCCTATACTACAAGTTGCTACTGGAAAGGATGCCGATATCCAGGACCAACAAGTTAAAGCCAGCTATAGCACTGCTGTTTTGCTCATGGTGAAGCACATGAGCTTCGCTATCTACGAAGCTGACGCGGACAGCATTCTCAGGATCTCTATTGCTGTTGCACAAAGCAGTGGTGTTGGCCCTGAAACTAAGGCTGCTCTCGACGTGATTAAGAACATTCTCGCAGAAGCACCTGAAAAGGGCAAAGGACATATCCGAAGCATCATAAAGATTTGCAGCAGCGTGTTCTCGCACACACCCAAGTCCGCAACAGAGAATGTTGACACAGGAGGTGCATGCGGCAAGCTTGCGCTAGAGATCGTGGGAAGTCTACCACGTACTTACGACTCGCAGCATCTGACACCACATGCGCCTCAAGTACAACGGCAATTGACTTTGGTCTGTGGACACCGAGTACGAGAAGTGAGGAAGACAGCACGATTGGCTAGAGCGGCCTGGGCAGACCTCAAGTAA
- a CDS encoding hypothetical protein (TransMembrane:2 (o42-60i72-93o)~BUSCO:49481at5125) has protein sequence MANAAEKVPVYNLADLKNTSNDAIPNYLNSLKFEQSHTLTDVRLALGFSAFGIAAACFAWDYKLGHETTKHYTAAAVVLYTLINTVMTLWIMFKEKDTIYEGTSPSGEKISIASSTKKNVPIYNLAITVTDKNSKSNVYKVSKPFSEWFDQTGQFVAIPFQAMLANAVPVIGKRDPKRVTVSKELLDASPDVLDAILAANATGAEPETADAAGKKAKRRNA, from the exons ATGGCGAACGCCGCCGAAAAAGTTCCAGTTTACAACTTGGCGG ACCTCAAGAACACGTCCAACGATGCTATTCCCAACTACCTCAACTCTCTCAAATTCGAACAGTCGCATACGCTGACTGATGTTCGACTCGCTCTCGGCTTCAGTGCATTCGGTATCGCAGCCGCTTGTTTCGCTTGGGATTACAAGCTAGGCCATGAGACTACGAAACACTACACAGCTGCTGCTGTCGTGCTCTACACTCTGATCAACACTGTCATGACGCTATGGATCATGTTCAAGGAGAAGGACACTATTTATGAAGGAACCTCGCCCTCCGGAGAGAAG ATCTCTATTGCCAGCTCTACCAAGAAGAACGTCCCAATCTACAACCTCGCCATTACCGTCACCGACAAGAACTCCAAGTCCAATGTGTACAAGGTTTCTAAGCCTTTCAGCGAGTGGTTCGACCAGACTGGCCAGTTTGTTGCCATTCCCTTCCAAGCAATGCTTGCCAATGCCGTGCCTGTGATAGGAAAGAGAGATCCCAAGCGCGTTACTGTTTCTAAGGAACTTTTGGACGCTAGCCCTGATGTCCTCGATGCCATCCTGGCCGCTAACGCGACTGGTGCTGAACCTGAGACCGCTGATGCAGCAGGTAAGAAGGCAAAGCGACGCAATGCTTAG
- a CDS encoding hypothetical protein (TransMembrane:3 (o15-37i127-148o179-198i)~BUSCO:45968at5125) yields MAQVPVQTLHRDPQLFYWILIPITIVMVLTGVLRHYVSVLMATAPKKQDEKAMREQRSLARGVALRSNHHVLSQKAFESRRDILTTNYDAGTYLKEPDRKGQPPANPLSDPGAMDGMMGMMKNNMAMIIPNTLIMSWINAFFSGYVIMKLPFPITIKFKSMLQAGVQTREMDPRWMSSISWYFLCIFGLQFVYVFLLGSDNAASQVAQQMQAQQMPNPMMGGPGQDPHKQFVAEIENLNVVEHYSVLDNVEERLLAGIKS; encoded by the exons ATGGCGCAAGTTCCGGTTCAGACCCTTCATAGGGATCCTCAGTTATT CTACTGGATCCTCATCCCAATTACCATCGTCATGGTCCTTACTGGTGTCCTACGTCACTATGTATCCGTTCTTATGGCGACCGCGCCTAAAAAGCAGGATGAGAAGGCCATGCGAGAGCAACGTTCTCTTGCCCGCGGTGTAGCTCTTCGTTCCAACCACCATGTCCTGTCTCAGAAGGCTTTCGAATCCCGACGTGATATCCTTACAACCAACTACGACGCGGGAACTTATCTGAAGGAACCCGATCGCAAGGGACAACCTCCTGCCAACCCTCTCTCCGACCCTGGCGCTATGGATGGCATGATGGGCATGATGAAGAACAATATGGCCATGATTATTCCCAACACCCTCATCATGAGCTGGATCAATGCCTTCTTTAGTGGATATGTTATCA TGAAATTGCCTTTCCCAATTACCATCAAGTTCAAGAGCATGCTCCAAGCCGGTGTTCAGACCCGAGAGATGGATCCCCGATGGATGTCAAGCATCAGCTGGTACTTCCTCTGTATTTTTGGTCTCCAGTTTGTTTACGTCTTCCTTCTCGGCAGCGATAATG CTGCCAGCCAAGTTGCCCAGCAAATGCAGGCTCAGCAGATGCCCAACCCTATGATGGGTGGACCTGGCCAGGACCCTCACAAGCAATTCGTCGCTGAGATCGAGAATTTGAACGTTGTTGAGCATTACTCTGTTTTGGACAACGTTGAGGAGCGTCTATTGGCGGGTATCAAATCGTAG
- a CDS encoding hypothetical protein (BUSCO:46913at5125) — translation MFILTKIADLVQIAPEDFSKRSIDAIEDNINAKYSNKVIQKIGLCICLYDLQWASEGLIGHGTGLVNVNAEFRMVVFRPFKGEVMIGRIRSSTPAGINLRTDFFDDIFVPFEELPEGAEYNHSEQLWIWNLEEDRLFYDNHEMVRFQVIDEEWHDQAPAGPTQAEDSPLKTPYRIKASMAAEGLGVCLWWDGA, via the exons ATGTTCATCTTG ACCAAGATCGCCGACTTGGTGCAAATTGCGCCGGAAGACTTTTCCAAGCGAAGTATTGATGCGATTGAAGACAACATCAATGCCAAATACTCTAATAAA GTAATCCAGAAGATTGGTCTCTGCATCTGCTTGTATGATTTGCAGTGGGCGTCAGAAGGTCTCATCGGCCACGGCACTGGTTTAGTCAACGTCAATG CTGAATTCCGGATGGTCGTGTTCCGCCCTTTCAAGGGTGAAGTTATGATCGGCAGAATACGAAGTTCTACGCCTGCAGGAATCAACTTGCGAACAGACTTTTTCGACGATATTTTTGTGCCTTTTGAGGAGTTGCCCGAGGGCGCCGAGTA CAACCACAGTGAACAACTCTGGATTTGGAATCTCGAGGAGGATCGCCTATTCTACGATAACCATGAAATGGTTCGCTTCCAGGTTATCGACGAGGAATGGCACGATCAGGCTCCCGCAGGACCAACTCAAGCAGAGGATTCCCCTTTAAAAACACCGTATCGCATCAAGGCCAGCATGGCTGCTGAAGGACTTGGTGTCTGTCTCTGGTGGGATGGAGCATAA
- a CDS encoding hypothetical protein (BUSCO:48427at5125) encodes MSGYGYGPPPPPPPASSGGPVSYGPQAPSYPQNGQGRGGHHARGRGGHYSGGRGDYHGSPQARYEYGSQPQPYPSHHNPAPYGASHHPAYPPQPQWGPEHGHPPHGHAQGPMPSSNYHSNYAAQPYPPSQYPQQPPYGAPQAYPYQGPPPSNQPQWNAGQPPGGHYGGGRSRGGYNDRNGPKPPLVGHVRPGYEHEAMPPANGYAQPYPHDPRAVHYPPPQYPAYPGPPPPPAHQQDGYYGHTNRRGRGGFRDGNTRGRGGHHGNDKSRHQKHGHNDSNHKSETPILGKKKKRKTNTLGLTPGMDSESEDDEGEEKVLTDLIGQETLNVKDVAAFLADRKKHFPTKARVEAKKTAELAHTGEDKASSLEKQADKLRRQLRKVESSIKRKREQGDEGDEMRDPSEESSDDEPEVMSTRSHVAPPPPPPAKKADVSKHCKYYSTGGTCGKKGKCRFVHDPEAREAAMKDREANNGRLTIQQRLILNDKDQEDLTVLQSIQYLRKKGLMQPEDPEAKQEAKSAKPDLPAHPPAPSLLPAASASLPPLPVKREPNLPRHNPPPSNVPGANSNSTQGVKPYQGWTMRPYGSTNGKSTKGDDLP; translated from the exons ATGTCGGGCTACGGTTAcggtcctccacctccacctcctccgGCTTCTTCTGGTGGCCCTGTAAGCTACGGTCCCCAAGCTCCATCTTACCCCCAAAACGGTCAGGGTCGAGGAGGGCATCACGCTCGAGGACGCGGCGGCCATTATAGCGGTGGACGCGGAGACTACCACGGCTCGCCTCAGGCTCGTTACGAATACGGCAGCCAGCCCCAGCCATACCCTTCTCATCATAATCCTGCTCCGTACGGTGCCTCGCACCATCCTGCTTATCCCCCTCAACCTCAATGGGGCCCAGAGCATGGTCATCCTCCTCATGGACATGCACAAGGCCCCATGCCTTCTAGTAACTATCACTCCAACTACGCCGCCCAACCATACCCTCCTTCTCAATATCCACAGCAGCCTCCTTATGGCGCACCACAAGCCTACCCCTACCAAGGGCCGCCCCCTTCTAACCAACCCCAGTGGAATGCTGGACAGCCTCCTGGAGGCCATTATGGTGGAGGAAGATCGCGTGGAGGCTACAATGATCGTAATGGACCAAAGCCCCCATTAGTTGGCCATGTACGCCCTGGTTACGAGCATGAAGCCATGCCACCAGCCAACGGTTATGCTCAACCATACCCCCATGATCCCCGAGCAGTCCATTACCCTCCCCCTCAATATCCAGCGTATCCTGGccctcctccgcctcctGCCCACCAGCAGGACGGCTATTATGGCCACACAAACCGCCGAGGTCGGGGTGGTTTCCGAGATGGAAACACTCGTGGCCGAGGGGGCCATCATGGCAACGACAAGTCGCGTCATCAAAAGCATGGGCATAACGATTCCAACCACAAGTCTGAAACCCCTATCttgggaaagaagaagaagcgcaagacCAACACTTTGGGCTTGACTCCTGGCATGGATTCAGAAtccgaagatgatgaaggggAAGAGAAGGTGCTGACCGATTTGATAGGACAGGAAACACTCAA TGTCAAAGATGTTGCCGCGTTCTTGGCGGATAGGAAAAAGCACTTCCCTACAAAAGCCCGAGTAGAAGCTAAAAAGACTGCCGAGCTGGCACACACTGGCGAAGACAAGGCTTCCTCGCTAGAAAAACAGGCCGACAAGCTCAGGCGACAGCTGCGTAAAGTTGAATCGTCTATTAAGCGAAAGCGTGAACAAGGCGACGAAGGTGACGAGATGCGAGACCCGTCTGAGGAGTCTTCAGATGACGAGCCAGAAGTTATGTCTACTCGTTCCCATGTGGCTCCTCCGCCCCCACCGCCGGCCAAGAAAGCCGACGTCTCCAAGCATTGCAAATATTATTCAACTGGTGGAACATGcggcaagaagggcaagtGCCGCTTCGTCCATGACCCCGAGGCTCGAGAAGCGGCTATGAAGGACCGCGAGGCTAATAATGGGCGCCTCACTATTCAACAACGACTGATCCTCAACGACAAGGATCAAGAGGATCTTACTGTCCTTCAATCAATTCAGTACCTCCGCAAAAAGGGCTTGATGCAGCCTGAAGATCCCGAGGCGAAACAAGAGGCGAAGTCCGCCAAGCCTGATCTACCGGCGCACCCGCCCGCTCCAAGTCTGCTTCCTGCCGCATCAGCTTCGTTACCTCCTCTTCCTGTCAAACGAGAGCCTAACTTGCCTCGTCATAACCCACCTCCATCTAACGTTCCTGGCGCCAACAGTAACAGCACTCAGGGAGTCAAGCCCTATCAAGGATGGACTATGAGGCCTTACGGGAGCACTAACGGAAAGTCGACTAAGGGTGACGATCTGCCTTAA